The following coding sequences lie in one Amycolatopsis cihanbeyliensis genomic window:
- the gnd gene encoding phosphogluconate dehydrogenase (NAD(+)-dependent, decarboxylating): MVQLGLVGLGKMGYNMRERLRAAGHEVVGYDRNPDVTDVGTLADLVSTLDAPRIIWVMVPAGEATSQTVKEFSELLSEGDLLIDGGNSRYTDDKVNGDLLAAQGIGYIDAGVSGGVWGKDNGYGLMVGGAKADVERALPIFDALRPEGPREEGFSHAGPVGAGHFAKMVHNGIEYGVMQAYAEGFELLEAANVVEDVPAVIKGWQRGTVVRSWLLDLLVRALDEDPELDDLEGYVEDSGEGRWTLEEAINNAVPAPVISAALFARFASRQEDSAAMRAVAALRNQFGGHAVRKADE; this comes from the coding sequence ATGGTGCAGCTGGGACTCGTCGGCCTCGGCAAGATGGGTTACAACATGCGCGAGCGGCTGCGGGCCGCCGGGCACGAGGTGGTCGGCTACGACCGCAACCCCGACGTGACCGACGTCGGCACGCTCGCCGACCTGGTGTCCACACTGGACGCTCCGCGGATCATCTGGGTGATGGTGCCCGCGGGGGAGGCGACCAGTCAGACCGTCAAGGAGTTCAGCGAACTCCTGAGCGAGGGCGATCTGCTCATCGACGGTGGCAACTCCCGGTACACCGACGACAAGGTGAACGGGGACCTTCTTGCGGCGCAAGGAATCGGCTACATCGACGCGGGTGTGTCCGGCGGGGTGTGGGGCAAGGACAACGGTTACGGCCTGATGGTCGGTGGCGCCAAAGCGGATGTCGAGCGTGCACTGCCGATCTTCGACGCGCTACGCCCGGAGGGGCCGCGGGAGGAAGGGTTCTCGCATGCCGGCCCGGTCGGCGCGGGGCACTTCGCGAAGATGGTGCACAACGGCATCGAGTACGGCGTGATGCAGGCCTATGCCGAGGGGTTCGAACTGCTCGAGGCGGCCAACGTCGTCGAGGACGTGCCCGCGGTGATCAAGGGCTGGCAGCGTGGCACGGTGGTCCGTTCCTGGCTGCTGGACCTGCTGGTGCGCGCGCTGGACGAGGATCCGGAGCTGGACGACCTCGAGGGGTACGTCGAGGACTCCGGTGAGGGCCGTTGGACGCTGGAGGAAGCGATCAACAACGCGGTCCCCGCGCCGGTGATCTCGGCCGCGCTGTTCGCCCGGTTCGCCTCCCGGCAGGAGGACTCCGCCGCGATGCGCGCGGTCGCCGCGCTGCGCAACCAGTTCGGTGGCCACGCGGTGCGCAAGGCCGACGAGTAA
- the yidD gene encoding membrane protein insertion efficiency factor YidD, with protein sequence MAWVLLLPIRFYRKAISPFLPPSCRFYPSCSAYAAEALTRHGAARGSYLALRRLLRCGPWTPPGRDPVPDTFSFRHRTQRPGTSTEE encoded by the coding sequence GTGGCGTGGGTCTTGCTGCTTCCCATCCGCTTCTACCGCAAGGCGATCTCTCCCTTCCTACCTCCAAGCTGCCGGTTCTACCCCAGCTGCAGCGCGTACGCGGCGGAGGCACTGACCCGCCACGGTGCCGCGCGCGGTTCGTATCTGGCACTGCGTCGACTGCTGCGGTGCGGACCGTGGACGCCGCCAGGGCGCGATCCGGTCCCGGACACGTTCAGTTTCCGGCACCGCACCCAGAGACCTGGTACATCTACCGAGGAGTAG
- a CDS encoding ParA family protein has protein sequence MNPPSPRPEAPGAGHELAWTPIEQEAHRAARVLHPEKHQLPRPTRRRIMTVANQKGGVGKTTSAVNLAAGLALSGLKTLVIDLDPQGNASTALNVDHRSGTPSVYETLLGEVSVAEAAAMSEQSPNLLCVPATIDLAGAEIELVSMGSREARLKEALSEEALAELDVDYVFIDCPPSLGLLTVNAMVAAHEVLIPIQCEYYALEGLGQLLSNIDLVQQHLNRALTVSTILLTMYDGRTKLADQVTQEVRNHFGDVVLKTIIPRSVKVSEAPGYGQTVLAYDPGSRGAMCYLDAARELAERGARKDDQ, from the coding sequence GTGAATCCCCCATCCCCCCGACCCGAAGCCCCGGGTGCGGGCCACGAGCTGGCCTGGACACCGATCGAACAGGAAGCGCACCGAGCCGCGCGGGTGCTGCATCCGGAGAAGCATCAGTTGCCCCGCCCGACCCGGCGCCGCATCATGACGGTCGCCAACCAGAAGGGCGGTGTCGGTAAGACCACCAGCGCCGTCAACCTGGCAGCCGGGCTCGCCCTGTCCGGGCTGAAGACACTCGTCATCGACCTCGACCCGCAGGGCAATGCCAGCACCGCGCTCAACGTGGACCATCGCTCCGGCACGCCATCCGTCTACGAGACGTTGCTCGGCGAGGTGTCGGTGGCGGAGGCCGCCGCCATGAGCGAGCAGTCGCCCAACCTCCTGTGCGTTCCGGCGACGATCGACCTCGCCGGTGCGGAGATCGAGTTGGTGTCGATGGGCTCCCGGGAGGCCCGGCTCAAGGAGGCGCTGTCCGAGGAGGCACTGGCGGAACTGGACGTCGACTACGTCTTCATCGACTGCCCACCCTCGCTCGGGCTGCTGACCGTCAACGCGATGGTGGCGGCGCACGAGGTGCTGATTCCCATCCAGTGCGAGTACTACGCGCTGGAAGGGCTCGGGCAGCTGCTCAGCAACATCGACCTGGTCCAGCAGCACCTGAATCGTGCGCTGACCGTGTCCACGATCTTGCTGACGATGTATGACGGCCGGACCAAGCTGGCCGACCAGGTCACCCAGGAAGTGCGTAATCACTTCGGCGATGTCGTGCTGAAGACGATCATTCCGCGCAGTGTGAAGGTCTCCGAGGCGCCGGGCTACGGCCAGACGGTGCTCGCTTACGATCCCGGTTCCCGGGGTGCCATGTGCTACCTCGACGCTGCTCGCGAGCTCGCCGAGCGTGGTGCACGAAAGGACGACCAATGA
- the rnpA gene encoding ribonuclease P protein component — MLPADARLRRSEEFRKVIRGGARTGRRRLVLHALVGEETKAGFVVSKAVGNSVVRHRVIRRLRHLVADRLGTLTKDSALVVRALPAAASATSAELGSDLDAALRRLGLLPAVPANPGAAAPATTTDQRCE, encoded by the coding sequence GTGCTTCCTGCTGACGCTCGCCTGCGGCGGAGTGAGGAGTTCCGCAAGGTCATCCGCGGCGGCGCCCGAACCGGGCGTCGCCGTCTCGTGCTGCACGCACTCGTGGGCGAGGAGACGAAAGCCGGCTTCGTGGTGAGCAAGGCCGTCGGAAACTCCGTGGTGCGGCACCGGGTCATCCGCCGCCTGCGCCACCTGGTGGCGGACAGGCTCGGAACCTTGACCAAGGACAGTGCGTTGGTAGTACGGGCCCTGCCTGCCGCGGCCAGCGCGACCAGTGCCGAACTCGGTTCGGATCTTGATGCGGCGTTACGCCGGCTCGGCCTGCTGCCGGCCGTCCCAGCGAATCCCGGCGCCGCGGCGCCGGCAACGACAACGGACCAGCGGTGTGAGTGA
- the yidC gene encoding membrane protein insertase YidC — MLDFIYYPVSFILWCWHKVFGFVFGEASAISWVLGIIFLTFTVRGIMFKPFVKQVRSMKKMQDFAPEIKKLQKKYANDRQRQAQEMQKLQREHGVNPLGSCLPMLLQIPVFIGLNWVLRNFGEGKTENYFFDKAGNDSYVNAKLFGVNLGDAIRHMDVMGGSASAEAGWHWDVAPVAIPLMIVASIATHLTARHSVARQNPASATQQTAVMNKLTLYIFPIGVLVFGAFFPIGLLLYWLANNGWTLMQQRIVYTRIDKEEDAKKTEAVEKRTALAPKPGQKPKAGQKPTQQKKPASTENGDQEKSPGSEGKKSGGQPKGGDPSKGGGQPKGGGPSKGGGPSKGGGPSKGGGQPKGGNSNLRGGAWAKNGGAKGSSAAQPKKAPTRDKDTEQKSSNDNGTGVPGTVGGSNKKSGRKRR; from the coding sequence GTGCTCGACTTCATCTACTACCCCGTGTCGTTCATCCTCTGGTGTTGGCACAAGGTCTTCGGGTTCGTCTTCGGGGAAGCCAGCGCCATCTCGTGGGTGCTCGGCATCATCTTCCTGACCTTCACGGTCCGCGGCATCATGTTCAAGCCGTTCGTGAAGCAGGTGCGGTCCATGAAGAAGATGCAGGACTTCGCACCGGAGATCAAGAAGCTCCAGAAGAAGTACGCGAACGACCGCCAGCGGCAAGCGCAGGAGATGCAGAAGCTCCAGCGCGAGCACGGGGTCAACCCGCTCGGTAGCTGCCTGCCGATGCTCCTGCAGATTCCGGTGTTCATCGGTCTGAACTGGGTGCTGCGCAACTTCGGCGAGGGCAAGACCGAGAACTACTTCTTCGACAAGGCGGGCAACGACTCCTACGTCAACGCCAAGTTGTTCGGGGTCAACCTGGGCGACGCCATCCGGCACATGGACGTGATGGGTGGCAGCGCGAGTGCCGAGGCTGGCTGGCACTGGGACGTCGCCCCGGTGGCGATCCCACTGATGATCGTGGCCAGCATCGCCACCCACCTCACCGCGCGGCACTCGGTTGCCCGGCAGAACCCGGCCTCGGCCACGCAGCAGACCGCGGTGATGAACAAGCTGACGCTGTACATCTTCCCGATCGGTGTGTTGGTCTTCGGTGCGTTCTTCCCGATCGGCCTGCTGCTCTACTGGCTCGCCAACAACGGCTGGACGCTCATGCAGCAGCGGATCGTCTACACCCGCATCGACAAGGAAGAGGACGCGAAGAAGACCGAGGCGGTGGAGAAGCGCACCGCGCTGGCGCCCAAGCCGGGGCAGAAGCCCAAGGCCGGGCAGAAGCCGACGCAGCAGAAGAAGCCGGCATCGACCGAGAACGGGGACCAGGAGAAGAGCCCGGGGTCGGAAGGCAAGAAGTCCGGCGGCCAGCCGAAGGGCGGCGACCCGTCGAAGGGCGGCGGCCAGCCGAAAGGCGGCGGTCCCTCGAAGGGCGGCGGTCCCTCGAAGGGCGGCGGTCCCTCGAAGGGCGGCGGCCAGCCGAAAGGCGGCAACAGCAACCTGCGTGGCGGCGCTTGGGCGAAGAACGGCGGCGCGAAGGGCAGCTCCGCCGCCCAGCCGAAGAAGGCGCCCACCCGCGACAAGGACACCGAGCAGAAGAGCTCGAATGACAACGGCACTGGAGTGCCCGGAACGGTCGGCGGCTCGAACAAGAAGTCGGGGCGGAAGCGCCGCTAA
- the rsmG gene encoding 16S rRNA (guanine(527)-N(7))-methyltransferase RsmG: MGIHDLATGTPAIAGDIFGAKVAVAERYVELLRRHGVERGLVGPRETDRLWERHVLNSAVIGEHVSDGARVIDVGSGAGLPGIPLAIARPDLDIVLLEPMARRVDWLTEVVQTLELPLTIERGRAEERAVRERVGGADVVTARAVAPLARLTDWCLPLARFGGILLAMKGASVAEEIERDRAEIQRAGGGTPQVAECGRGLLDPVSLVAVIERRASTRVASGRRRR; encoded by the coding sequence GTGGGTATCCATGACCTGGCGACCGGGACACCGGCGATCGCCGGGGACATCTTTGGTGCGAAGGTGGCGGTGGCCGAGCGCTACGTGGAGCTGCTTCGCCGACATGGCGTCGAGCGCGGCCTGGTCGGCCCGCGCGAGACGGACCGCCTGTGGGAGCGCCATGTACTCAACTCCGCGGTGATCGGCGAGCACGTTTCGGACGGTGCGCGGGTGATCGATGTCGGCTCCGGCGCCGGCCTTCCGGGGATACCGCTCGCCATCGCCCGCCCGGACCTCGATATCGTTCTCCTGGAGCCGATGGCCCGGCGCGTCGACTGGCTGACCGAAGTGGTGCAGACGCTCGAACTCCCCCTGACGATCGAGCGTGGCCGCGCGGAGGAGCGCGCGGTGCGGGAGCGAGTCGGTGGCGCCGACGTGGTGACCGCCCGGGCGGTGGCGCCGCTGGCCCGGCTCACCGACTGGTGCCTTCCGCTCGCTCGGTTCGGCGGCATCTTGCTCGCGATGAAGGGGGCGAGTGTCGCGGAGGAGATCGAGCGGGACCGCGCGGAGATCCAGCGTGCGGGTGGCGGTACGCCACAGGTCGCCGAGTGCGGCCGGGGACTGCTGGATCCGGTCAGCCTGGTGGCGGTCATCGAGCGACGAGCGTCGACGCGCGTGGCGTCTGGCCGCCGGAGGAGGTAG
- a CDS encoding ParB/RepB/Spo0J family partition protein encodes MTERRGGLGRGLAALIPTGPAAVDGETVEVPVRIEDGEEATENGASPAHATGGDVAGAVYKEVPLGSIKPNPKQPRQVFDEEALAELEHSIREFGLMQPIVVRQLPGDEYELVMGERRLRAAQQAELEQIPAIVRQTADEAMLRDALLENIHRVQLNPLEEAAAYQQLLDEFEVTHDELASRIGRSRPVITNTIRLLRLPLPVQRRVAAGVLSAGHARALLSMEDPGGQEELAARIVSEGLSVRATEEAVTLNKSEKPAKQKAPARKPMEAPGLQDLAERLSDAFDTRVKVDLGRRKGRIVVEFASVDDLERIVALMAPNQAKRTRSSDEG; translated from the coding sequence ATGACCGAGCGAAGGGGCGGCCTCGGGCGCGGTCTCGCGGCACTCATTCCCACCGGCCCGGCGGCCGTCGACGGCGAGACCGTCGAGGTGCCGGTCCGGATCGAGGACGGTGAGGAGGCGACCGAGAACGGCGCCTCCCCCGCCCACGCCACTGGCGGTGACGTCGCCGGCGCGGTGTACAAGGAAGTGCCGCTTGGGTCGATCAAGCCGAACCCGAAGCAACCCCGCCAGGTCTTCGACGAGGAGGCGCTGGCGGAGCTCGAGCATTCGATCCGCGAGTTCGGCCTGATGCAGCCCATCGTCGTCCGGCAGCTTCCCGGCGACGAGTACGAGCTCGTCATGGGCGAGCGCCGGCTGCGCGCCGCCCAGCAGGCCGAGCTGGAGCAGATCCCCGCCATCGTCCGGCAGACCGCCGACGAGGCGATGCTGCGGGACGCGCTGCTGGAGAATATCCACCGGGTGCAGCTGAATCCGCTCGAAGAAGCGGCCGCGTACCAACAACTGCTGGACGAGTTCGAGGTGACACACGACGAGCTCGCCTCACGGATCGGACGCAGCCGCCCGGTCATCACCAACACCATCCGGCTGCTGCGATTGCCGCTTCCGGTGCAACGGCGAGTCGCGGCCGGGGTGCTGTCCGCGGGACATGCTCGCGCGCTGCTGTCCATGGAGGACCCCGGAGGTCAGGAGGAACTGGCCGCCCGCATCGTGTCGGAGGGGCTGTCGGTCCGGGCTACCGAGGAAGCAGTCACCCTCAACAAGAGTGAGAAGCCTGCCAAGCAGAAGGCGCCCGCGCGCAAGCCGATGGAGGCTCCCGGGCTGCAGGATCTCGCCGAGCGGCTCTCCGATGCTTTCGACACCCGGGTGAAGGTCGACCTCGGTCGCCGCAAGGGCCGGATCGTGGTCGAGTTCGCCTCGGTGGATGACCTCGAACGTATCGTGGCTCTTATGGCCCCGAATCAGGCAAAACGGACACGATCTTCCGATGAAGGGTGA
- the dnaA gene encoding chromosomal replication initiator protein DnaA, with translation MSEHQVNLGVIWEQVVKELSNGTLSPQQRAWMRVTRPIGLLDGTALLAAPSDFAKEAIERALRDPITEALSRRLGRDVSLAVKVDTAEGVAAPPGSQGPIAPGRHAPSPGEVSNGDAAHSDGGPDQAGPPMPPPTDGHPVASRYSLTESTELSPSSATRHGAGQSSGAPNNAPNNAPNNKAVPHGGTDTATDESEEEVDEEGEALAAVHEIWPTFSGQPIAGQPYTAPAQPQTSKTRLNEKYTFDTFVIGASNRFAHAAAVAVAEAPSRAYNPLFIWGESGLGKTHLLHAVGHYAQRLFPGMRVRYVSTEEFTNDFINSLRDDRKVAFQRRYRDIDILLVDDIQFLEGKEGTQEEFFHTFNTLHNANKQIVVSSDRPPKRLETLEDRLRTRFEWGLITDIQPPELETRIAILRKKAAQDRLAVPGEVLEFIAARIEANIRELEGALIRVTAFASLNQQPVDVGLAEIVLRDLIPDSQAPEISAPTIMGVTADFFDVTVDDLCGPGKTKALATARQIAMYLCRELTDMSLPRIGQTFGGRDHTTVMHADKKIRKEMAERRRIYDQVQELTSRIKQRARQ, from the coding sequence GTGTCTGAGCACCAGGTCAACCTCGGGGTCATCTGGGAACAGGTGGTCAAGGAGCTCTCCAACGGCACCCTCTCCCCCCAGCAGCGAGCCTGGATGCGAGTCACCCGTCCGATCGGCCTGCTCGACGGCACCGCGCTGCTCGCCGCGCCCAGCGACTTCGCCAAGGAGGCCATCGAGCGGGCACTGCGCGACCCGATCACCGAGGCGCTCTCCCGCAGGCTCGGCCGGGACGTGTCCCTCGCGGTCAAGGTCGACACCGCCGAAGGGGTCGCCGCACCGCCCGGCAGCCAGGGTCCGATAGCACCCGGAAGGCATGCCCCCTCACCCGGCGAGGTGAGTAATGGCGACGCTGCGCATTCGGACGGTGGCCCGGACCAGGCGGGCCCACCCATGCCGCCGCCCACCGACGGGCATCCGGTCGCTTCACGGTATTCGCTGACGGAGTCCACCGAACTGTCGCCGAGCTCCGCCACCCGACACGGTGCCGGGCAGAGCAGCGGCGCCCCCAACAATGCCCCGAACAATGCCCCCAACAACAAGGCCGTACCGCACGGCGGCACCGACACGGCGACCGACGAGTCCGAGGAAGAGGTCGACGAGGAAGGCGAGGCACTCGCCGCGGTACATGAAATCTGGCCGACCTTCTCCGGCCAGCCGATCGCTGGGCAGCCCTACACCGCGCCCGCCCAGCCGCAGACCTCGAAGACTCGGTTGAACGAGAAATACACCTTCGACACCTTCGTCATCGGCGCGTCGAACCGCTTCGCGCACGCCGCGGCCGTCGCCGTCGCCGAGGCGCCCTCCCGCGCGTACAACCCGCTGTTCATCTGGGGGGAGTCGGGGCTGGGCAAGACCCACCTGCTGCACGCGGTCGGGCACTACGCGCAACGACTCTTCCCCGGGATGCGGGTGCGGTACGTGTCGACCGAAGAGTTCACCAACGACTTCATCAACTCGCTGCGCGACGACCGCAAGGTCGCGTTCCAGCGGCGCTACCGCGATATCGACATCCTGCTGGTGGACGACATCCAGTTCCTGGAAGGCAAGGAAGGAACCCAGGAGGAGTTCTTCCACACCTTCAACACCCTGCACAACGCGAACAAGCAGATCGTGGTCTCCTCCGACCGCCCGCCGAAACGGCTGGAGACGCTGGAGGACCGGCTGCGCACCCGGTTCGAGTGGGGCCTGATCACCGACATCCAGCCGCCCGAGCTGGAGACCCGGATCGCCATCCTGCGGAAGAAGGCCGCGCAGGACCGGCTCGCCGTGCCCGGTGAGGTTCTGGAGTTCATCGCCGCCCGGATCGAGGCGAACATCCGCGAGCTGGAAGGCGCGCTGATCCGGGTGACCGCGTTCGCCTCGCTGAACCAGCAACCGGTGGACGTCGGGCTCGCCGAGATCGTGCTGCGCGACCTGATCCCCGACTCCCAGGCGCCGGAGATCAGCGCGCCAACCATCATGGGCGTCACCGCCGACTTCTTCGACGTGACGGTGGACGACCTCTGCGGGCCCGGCAAGACCAAGGCGCTCGCCACCGCGCGCCAGATCGCCATGTATCTGTGCCGCGAGCTCACCGATATGTCCCTGCCCCGAATCGGCCAAACCTTCGGCGGCCGCGACCACACCACGGTCATGCACGCGGACAAGAAGATTCGCAAGGAAATGGCCGAGCGGCGTCGGATCTACGACCAGGTGCAGGAACTCACCTCGCGGATCAAGCAGCGCGCGCGCCAGTAA
- the recF gene encoding DNA replication/repair protein RecF (All proteins in this family for which functions are known are DNA-binding proteins that assist the filamentation of RecA onto DNA for the initiation of recombination or recombinational repair.), translated as MYLRHLQVTDFRSWEQLDLPLERGPTALIGPNGRGKTNLLEAIGYVSTLGSHRVATDAPLVRHDCARALIRAAVVNEGRELTVELEIAPGRANRARVNRGSVGRPRDVLGILRTVLFSPEDLALVRGDPGERRRFLDELLVQRAPRYAGIRGDYERVLKQRNALLKTAGKRRSGPAADPYALSTLDVWDNHLAEVGAQLLAGRLDLVADLGPHTAAAYAGVAPDSRPTEITYRSSLGAALPDGYGRPGGDRADPATLSKIITEGLGASRSAELERGVSLVGPHRDELELVLGAAPAKGYASHGESWSFALALRLGSYELLRAESGEPVLLLDDVFAELDRRRRARLAEVATSAEQVLVTAAVDEDVPQELAGVRYTVSESGVSGG; from the coding sequence ATGTATCTTCGTCACTTGCAGGTCACCGATTTCCGTTCCTGGGAGCAGCTGGACCTGCCGCTGGAGCGAGGACCGACCGCGTTGATCGGACCGAACGGGAGGGGCAAGACGAACCTGCTCGAGGCCATCGGTTATGTGTCCACCCTGGGTTCGCATCGGGTGGCCACCGACGCGCCGCTGGTCCGGCACGACTGCGCGCGGGCGCTGATTCGCGCCGCCGTGGTCAACGAGGGGCGCGAGCTGACCGTGGAGCTGGAGATCGCCCCCGGCAGGGCGAACCGGGCGAGGGTGAACCGGGGCTCGGTCGGCAGACCCCGCGACGTACTCGGCATCCTGCGCACGGTGCTGTTCTCCCCGGAGGACCTGGCGCTGGTGCGGGGCGATCCGGGCGAGCGGCGGCGATTCCTCGACGAGTTGCTGGTGCAGCGCGCACCCCGGTACGCCGGGATCCGGGGGGACTACGAGCGGGTGCTCAAGCAACGCAACGCGCTGCTCAAGACGGCAGGCAAGCGGCGGTCCGGGCCGGCCGCCGATCCGTACGCGCTGAGCACCCTGGACGTATGGGACAACCACCTCGCCGAGGTCGGCGCGCAGTTGCTCGCCGGAAGGCTGGATCTGGTCGCCGACCTCGGCCCGCATACGGCGGCCGCCTACGCGGGAGTCGCTCCGGACTCCCGGCCCACCGAGATCACCTACCGGTCCAGCCTCGGTGCGGCCCTGCCGGACGGCTACGGTCGCCCCGGCGGGGACCGGGCCGACCCCGCCACGCTCAGCAAGATCATCACCGAGGGCCTCGGCGCGTCGCGTTCCGCCGAGTTGGAGCGTGGGGTAAGCCTGGTAGGGCCACATCGGGACGAGCTGGAACTGGTGCTCGGTGCGGCGCCTGCGAAGGGGTATGCCAGTCACGGCGAATCCTGGTCGTTCGCGCTGGCGCTTCGGCTCGGTTCCTACGAACTGCTTCGTGCGGAGTCCGGTGAGCCGGTGCTGCTGCTCGACGACGTGTTCGCCGAGCTGGATCGCCGGCGTCGGGCCCGGCTCGCGGAGGTGGCTACGAGTGCCGAACAGGTGCTGGTGACCGCAGCCGTGGATGAGGACGTCCCCCAGGAGCTGGCCGGGGTCCGCTACACGGTGTCAGAAAGCGGGGTCAGTGGTGGCTGA
- the rpmH gene encoding 50S ribosomal protein L34 yields the protein MSKGKHTFQPNNRRRARTHGFRLRMRTRAGRAIVATRRRKGRARLSA from the coding sequence GTGAGCAAGGGCAAGCACACCTTCCAGCCGAACAACCGCCGGCGCGCGCGGACCCACGGGTTCCGGCTGCGGATGCGGACCCGCGCGGGCCGCGCGATCGTGGCGACACGTCGCCGCAAGGGCCGCGCGCGGCTCTCCGCCTGA
- the dnaN gene encoding DNA polymerase III subunit beta, whose protein sequence is MKIRVERDGLADAVAWVAKSLPSRPPVPVLGGVLLDAGSDGSGSDSGEAADALTVSGFDYEVSATVGVPATIADGGRTLVSGRLLADITKALPAQPVEIAVDGARASITCGSARFSLPTMPVEDYPELPAQPAHAGELAGEVFGQAVAQVAVAAGKDDTLPMLTGMRLEISGDTLTMVATDRFRLAMREINWSPAEGLTDAAVLVPARTLADAAKSLGSSGAAVQLALASGEGLLGLAGSGRYTTTRLLDAEFPPYRQLLPSSHTSRAVLEVSALAESIKRVSLVAERGTQVRLEFTDGSLRLSAGGDDEGSAEEELPVDYEGEPVTIAFNPGYLVDGLGALHTDRAELTFTTANRPALIKPADEEGNVVPGYLYLLMPVRLPG, encoded by the coding sequence ATGAAGATCCGCGTCGAGCGCGACGGGCTTGCCGACGCCGTCGCCTGGGTGGCAAAGAGCCTGCCGTCCAGACCGCCGGTACCGGTGCTCGGTGGCGTGCTGCTCGACGCCGGTTCGGACGGTTCGGGCTCGGACAGCGGCGAGGCGGCTGACGCGCTGACCGTGTCGGGGTTCGACTACGAGGTCTCCGCGACCGTTGGCGTCCCGGCCACCATCGCCGACGGGGGGCGCACCCTGGTGTCCGGGCGGCTGCTCGCCGACATCACCAAGGCGCTGCCCGCCCAGCCGGTGGAGATCGCGGTCGACGGCGCACGTGCGTCCATCACCTGCGGCAGCGCCCGGTTCAGCCTGCCCACCATGCCGGTCGAGGACTACCCCGAGCTGCCGGCGCAGCCCGCGCACGCCGGCGAGCTCGCCGGTGAGGTGTTCGGCCAGGCCGTGGCCCAGGTCGCGGTGGCGGCAGGCAAGGACGACACCCTGCCGATGCTCACCGGGATGCGGCTGGAGATCTCCGGGGACACCCTGACCATGGTCGCCACCGACCGGTTCCGGCTGGCCATGCGGGAGATCAACTGGTCACCTGCCGAGGGGCTGACCGACGCCGCCGTGCTGGTGCCGGCCCGCACCCTGGCCGACGCCGCGAAGTCGCTCGGTTCCAGCGGTGCCGCCGTGCAGCTCGCACTGGCCAGCGGCGAGGGCCTGCTCGGCCTCGCCGGCTCCGGGCGATACACCACGACCCGGCTGCTGGACGCCGAGTTTCCGCCGTACCGGCAGCTGCTGCCCTCCTCGCACACCTCCCGTGCGGTGCTGGAGGTGTCCGCGCTCGCGGAGTCGATCAAACGGGTCTCCCTGGTCGCCGAGCGTGGTACCCAGGTGCGGCTGGAGTTCACCGACGGTTCGCTGCGGTTGTCCGCGGGCGGCGATGACGAGGGCAGCGCCGAGGAAGAACTTCCGGTGGACTACGAGGGCGAGCCGGTCACCATCGCGTTCAACCCCGGCTACCTCGTGGACGGGCTGGGTGCGCTGCACACCGATCGCGCCGAGCTGACCTTCACCACCGCGAACCGGCCCGCGCTGATCAAGCCCGCCGACGAGGAGGGCAACGTGGTTCCCGGTTACCTCTACCTGTTGATGCCGGTCCGGCTGCCGGGCTGA
- a CDS encoding protein jag, with protein sequence MSETVDAIGTEESKAAVADVADAEDVEETEATEATEATERSTRVDEDVLVQEGDIAGDYLERLLDLLDYDGDIDLDVEAGRAIVSIDGGEDLEKLVGARGQVLESLQELTRLAVQQQLGSRSRLMLDVAGWRAGRRNELHELGRSTAESVLSSGERVRLQPMSPFERKVVHDAVAAMDGVHSESEGEEPKRRVVVFPQP encoded by the coding sequence ATGTCGGAGACGGTCGACGCGATCGGCACCGAGGAGAGTAAGGCGGCGGTCGCGGATGTCGCCGACGCCGAGGACGTCGAGGAGACCGAGGCGACCGAGGCGACCGAGGCGACGGAACGGTCCACGAGGGTCGACGAGGACGTGCTCGTGCAGGAGGGAGATATCGCGGGCGACTACCTGGAGCGCCTGCTGGACCTCTTGGACTACGACGGGGATATCGACCTCGACGTGGAAGCGGGCCGCGCGATCGTGAGCATCGATGGCGGCGAGGACCTGGAGAAGTTGGTCGGCGCCCGCGGGCAGGTGCTCGAGTCGCTGCAAGAGCTGACCCGGCTGGCGGTGCAGCAGCAGCTTGGCTCGCGGAGCAGGCTGATGCTGGACGTCGCAGGCTGGCGAGCCGGCCGGCGGAACGAGCTGCACGAGCTCGGGCGTTCGACCGCGGAGTCGGTGCTGTCGAGCGGTGAGCGGGTGCGGCTGCAGCCGATGAGCCCCTTCGAGCGGAAGGTGGTGCACGACGCGGTGGCGGCGATGGATGGCGTGCACAGCGAGAGCGAAGGCGAGGAGCCGAAGCGGCGCGTGGTGGTCTTCCCGCAACCCTGA